A window of Streptomyces sp. SAI-127 contains these coding sequences:
- a CDS encoding helix-turn-helix domain-containing protein yields MLDVTVIEDPEAAAVSLDPIRARLLAELAAGPASAAMLAGKVGLPRQKVNYHLKALERHGLVELAGERRKGNVTERLMRATAASYVISPLALAAVQPDPDRFRDQLSARWLLALGARLVRDVGSLITGAAKARKRLATYALDGEVRFASAAERAAFIEELTVGVTGLIRKYDAPDAEGGRDHRIVVAVHPTLKQTELE; encoded by the coding sequence ACCGTGATCGAGGACCCCGAGGCCGCAGCCGTCTCCCTGGACCCCATACGGGCGCGGCTGCTCGCCGAGCTGGCGGCCGGCCCCGCGTCGGCCGCCATGCTGGCCGGCAAGGTCGGGCTGCCCAGACAGAAGGTGAACTACCACCTGAAGGCGCTGGAGCGGCACGGCCTCGTCGAGCTCGCCGGGGAGCGCCGCAAGGGCAACGTCACCGAGCGGCTGATGCGGGCGACCGCGGCGTCGTACGTGATCTCACCGCTCGCCCTCGCCGCCGTGCAGCCCGACCCGGACCGCTTCCGCGACCAGCTCTCCGCGCGCTGGCTGCTGGCGCTGGGTGCCCGGCTGGTGCGGGATGTCGGTTCGCTGATCACCGGTGCGGCCAAGGCCCGCAAGCGGCTGGCGACGTACGCGCTGGACGGCGAGGTGCGCTTCGCCTCGGCCGCCGAACGGGCCGCGTTCATCGAGGAGTTGACGGTCGGAGTCACCGGCCTGATCCGCAAGTACGACGCGCCGGACGCCGAGGGGGGCCGTGACCACCGGATCGTGGTGGCCGTCCATCCCACGCTGAAACAGACCGAGTTGGAGTAG